One Argentina anserina chromosome 6, drPotAnse1.1, whole genome shotgun sequence genomic window, TTTCGGCTTAGTCCAGTCTCATAGTGCTAAGAACATGACTAGTGATCAAGACTGGTTTCATGGTATGTTCAAGTTGTCAGATATCGTAAATCATGTAGATGCGCCTTGCTTTTTAACTTCAAACTAGATTTGATTTGGTCAAATCTGTTACAATGCAGGTGATCTGCTTACCAATGATGATGCAAGTTCTCAAAGTTCTTTAACCTCATGCAACTACTCCAACATGAATTATCACTCAGGCAATGAAGATGACTATGACTTAGTTAGTCCAGGAAAAGAACCCTCCTCCTGCTTTCGAAAGACTAACATGTCAACAAGGTTTTGTCCTTCGGAGAGCACTACTACAGATCATCATAACAAACGTTGTGATCCACATGAACACAATAGGAAAGCTTATCAAGCACTGAATTATCATCATGGCCATCAGCATCACCATCATCAGGGGAAACTACCGAGAATTCGGTCACTTGTTGACGTGCGTAGCCAATTGTTGCACCGGTCACTGGTAGAGGAGATAACCAAGAGGCGTTTGTGCAATACCGTCGGAGCTGTTGAGAACATTGGTTTTCAAGCTCCAGAAAATTGAAGCTAATTTCCTCTGaagcttgaacttgttgtcCAAAGATGCTCAGAAGCCAGGGTGCTATGAACAAGTTTCTTGAGACTACGCAGCATTTACAAGTGCGGTAATTAACTAATGCTTGTAAAAATTTTGAGCCTTGGCAAACTATAAGGTTCATGAAATAACCAATCCGGACTATGCTGCGGGCCTCTGGTTTGAACAGCGGATTTTGTTATGTAATGTATAAATGCATATCTTATGCACTTTGACCAAGTTCAAGTGCTAGAGAAGTATGAGTCTGCCGGTTTAATTCCGCAGAATCGGCTTCATCTTTGTAAAATATTATCCTTCGTTTtatgcatgtttttttttttctcaacttAGCCACTCTAGAGGtgttagtttttttaataatgttaAGCATTGTGCATGGTGATGCATTATATCCATAGCTGCAGAACCCTTCCCTCAAGCCAAGCTAAGACCAAAAGACTAGCCACCAACAAAAGAAGTTGGTCGTCCCTAAGTGCTCGGTCAAAACCAGATCTCTTTAGGGTTTTACAAAAAAATTCGCTTACATCCTGGGGCGCGTCCATTTACATTGTTGTCAGACGTGAGTTGTGCTTGGGTCAATCGGTGGCCGAGCTAGGTGGTCTGTTAGTGGTCGATCGGAAGAGGTTAGCCGGTTCTGGGAGGAGCCTGGTGTGTTTCTGGTTTAGCGATTTTCTGGTGTTGGTGCATGGCGGCGATGCAGGGGTGGCTTCATAGGGTTTCTGGTTGAGTTGGTAGCGGATTGGAGTGGGGTCTGGTGGTGGTCAAAGATGGGCGTGGTGGTGCTGGCCGGTTTGCCTAGATCTTCCAATCTGGGTCGGATCTAGGTACTCTACTGCTTGTGGTGGTTCTTGTTCGATGGGTGCTTCATGTCCGCTGTCGGTTTGGATGGTGGCTTTATAGGGGCGACTAGGGTTGATGACTAGAGATCAGTGTTGTGATCAAAAGTGGAAGTGGTTGGCTGGGTCTTTGGCCGGCTGAGTTGTAATGTCCCAAACTGCACCTCACCGGCTTAAGTACGTCACACTGCTGCGAGTCGATAAAACGTATACCGAAAACTGGATTTatattttaaagaaacacaagacaATTTGTATAAAGAAATTTACAAGTATCGCAATGGAAgcttaaaataattttgaggTGAAAATCATTTCATATAGGAAATACATTTGTCAGTCCAGAACTTGATACTAGGGGTGGCAATGGTATAGAAAACTATTCCAACCAATTCgtataccaaccgtaccaaatatgttggtataccaaatacttggtacatggtatatggtacagtataccgtaccaatattaaaaatacggtaggtaggtggtatagattttccatataccatggtatatcgtacctaccaacttatatctttaaatttaaattatagatttattgaaaaataaattcaaaccatatatatctactaaccttaatctaatctctctgagtttctttctcaagtacactatttttctcgtcttcaatttctttatttaattatgaatgaatcgattcaatcgaattcccaagtacaaatgcttagacctatcagtagcaccatcattgcttacaacatgtcaacatatatcgcatttaaacctatcatttattttttcaattgttttgagaattcataagtactttaacagtttgactatttggattttgactttctatttatggctttgtatttggtaatttggttgaagttatataaaactttagaattctattgttatttcacttatttattattatttatttgggttgggccttaaaatttttgggccttaaatatgttggtacaagcccattaccaaccgtaccaaccgagtaccaaccgtaccacttaattggtataccaacgttattggttggtataaattgtggatttttcataccaaatatatattggttggtatatggtattggaaaattaagactggtataccaaccaatccagCCCTACTTGATACAATTAATATTCCAGTATAACGAACTGGAAGAAAGAAATACCAACAAAGCTAAACAAGGAACTAGCTTTAATTAAGTTCTGAAGACTACAAACAATGAGATAGAATCTACAATGAAAACCGAGAAACAGTTTAACAGAACTTGTATAACCCACCCTGCCCCATTCTTCACTATCTTGTATCAGTGCACAATACATGCAGACACATTGGTGTAGGGTTTCTCGATTAGCTTTGAAAACATTATTGGGTACCCAGTATAAaaccaatttaaataaatgAGTAAATGAATGACAAACTTTCATAAACATCTTTTGACTCGAGAACCGGTGCAAGATTCTCAATACATACGGGCCCAAAATCCAACATTTCTTGATGGCCGGTCCTATAGACCCACTACACGACCTTACCTCAGATAAGCTGTACCAGGTGAGCGTAGCAAGAGCGTCCACTACCACACCAGCTACACAATGTTTCGAGTCCGTCCTTAAGATCGAAACCTGCACGACTAGTGTAACTAAAATCCTCCGGAGGTTAAAGGGATCAAACCTAAGGAAGTTAGTGCCACCCCTTGCTCTTAAGCCATCACAACCACTCACGGTTCGGTCAATACATAAGGTAttaaaacaactaaaccaaaacatgcaccatttataaataaaaatgtgGAAAGCTCTAATCGAGATAAATACTGAATCCTTACCTGGATTCCAATGCTTTCCCTCACGCACTCCGCAAGTCACAAGCTTTCCACTTTTTCACTCACCGAGTAACTGGAGTCCCTAGTTCGACATTACAATTATTAATGACTTGACCACCGTCATATATTATCACGACGACTAATAAATCGTCTAATCCGAGAATTGACCGAATACAAATCTATAATATAATATCGACATATACTCATGTATTTACTTTATCTTCAATATTTGTCGCAtagtaattaaataaaattgacTATGGGCACCCATTCAATTTCTACCATTTCACCATAagataaataaacaaacaaggTACACAAGTACCATATCAACTTCTTAAAGCATGAGCATGGTTCCCCATTATAATTAACTTAATCCAATTTAAAGTTCACTAGGTGTGCCCAATTACTAAGGCCACCCAATAAACTTTTCTTTGCATAATCCCAGCATGAAATCATCTCAATTATCTGTCCAGGTTCCACACAGTAACATCacatttgttatatatattccacaagTGTTCTAACTTTTCCTGACTAATTCTCTTACCACACCTACCAACCAATTTACTTCATCCAAATCAATTCCTTTGACATTCGTATACTTAGCTGAATGTCAAATAGCATTAGTATATCAAGTTCTAGACTAATAATGTGAAGCAACATCTCATCCAAATCACTGATTAAGGCTGTGTTTGGTAATGCTTATTGCCTCTGGTGATTATAAGCTAGGCCATATGTTGTGTTTGGTAACTCGACTTCTCGTCCGTGGCTTCCAGAAGCCATGGCTTTTTCTGTCCAAAATCCAAAGCTGCTCGGCACCTTCTTTTAAAAGCAAAAGCTCGTTGAAATATTGAAGTGCTGATCACTGTAGTTAAATGATTTTTGTGTAATACCGATGGGTACCCTCATCAGTTTCAATGAATTACAGAGAATTATCATGACCATCGTCTTCTCTTAACGCATGAGCCGTTCTCAtgaacctctctctctctctctctctctcttccttctcTCTTTGAATGACATCGATCTAACACTCTGGGTTCAATCACaattcatgaatcatcaatcaaAATTCTGGGTTCAAGCAGGCAACGCATCAGAAGAGCATCAGAAACTGTGTCTCCAACAACTACAAGTGAAGGTgaaggaggaagagatgaaCCATATCAGGAGTACGAGGTAGAGATTATACAACCTTATGGGCTCAATATTGCAAAGAGTCGAGATTGTGAGACTTACATTGATGATTCCGATAGTCGGTTTCCCTTTGCCAATCCCTCCTCGCGGCGTCTCCGGACGGCCTCCTCTACCTCCACAGCgccaccatcaccaccaccaccaccacggTTACCAGACCGTCACCAGTAAACGATCTCAATTGATGATGATATGTACTTGATTCTTTTACAAATCCAGTTTTGAGCATACGATTAGattatgttgttgttgagggaAGACCTGTAAGGGAACataggtttttatttggtGTTCGATTAGCTGTTGATTCGATGTTCGATTAGATTTTGATTTGGTGTTCGATTAGCTTTGTGAAatccagttttttttttgtactgATCAATGGGAAAGTTTCATTCTTTTACAATAGACGATGAGGTTTTTAACTAGCTATATTGTAGTACCCATTGAGTGATTGCATTCTGGGCCTATTGATGTTGAGAAGGTCTGTTTATCACTCAGTGACTCTTCAAGAAGGGTGATACACCAGTGAAAGAGTGCCGCATTGGCTGGTGACAGTTTTATCCCCAACTCCCAAGTACTTATAAAATGGGTATGTGCTTTTAGAGTTACAGGAGCTgagttatcttttcaaataagTCTGTTTCAAAATTTGAGTTGCTAGTTTTAGAATTTGAGAATATGATGTGTTTTgagcaaaaaaagaaaagaaaaagggatCATGATATTTGATACCATAGACATCATAAATTATTCATTTGACTTTGAATGTGTATTTCTATTAGCATATTCTTGCGGGCTGTAATTGACTGTATACACACCATAACCGTCTCTGAAGGTTTATAATGGGATTCTTTCTTGGTGGCATCCCCTGGTATATTGGAACTTTCATTTTGCTTTGTGTGATGGTGGACTACAGAGAAAAACCTGGATATGTCGCATGTACAACATTTGCAATCCAGATAGGGCACTTTTCTCGGTCCAAGAAGAATTACATCCAACAGGTAAGGATGGAACTATGGCCGCACCTACACCCTCATTGATACAAAGAGAAGCCACATAGCACCAATGGGCGTATGTTTACATCTATGTCCTTGAAGTAACATATAGCTTAATCGAATGACATAAAGTAATACAATTCAAAGACAGCTGACCTTTTCATGCCAAAGACCAGGAGCATCTGTTCTTGTTTTCCATGAACCATAATAATACATATGGTTAATCATAGAATTGAAAAGCTTAGACTTATTAGATGTGCTGATGAATTTAGGAAGGATACTAAATGCAAAATACACTGCTTTTGGGTAGCAGAGTTTTAAGCGATGTGATAGCAATGTTTACCGCCCTGCTTAATGTGGTAAACCGCTCTACAAACTTTACCATTCTTACCCTATTTATGGATTTTTATGTTTCCTCTTTCTAATTTAGTTTTCTGTTACAGACGAGTTGTACATAATACGTGAACTACAAATGCAGCTGCTTTTGTTCTCAAATTAGTTGTCAGGAATTTGCATAAGAAGTGTCATCAAATGACACAAATGCATCCTCTTCTGTTCTCATATTCGTTGTCGGTGTCATCTAATTTACTGTTGAAGCAATAAAATTCACATAAAGTTATTATGTCAGAAATCAAAACTCAATTCAATGCAAATTGTCTTTACTGCTAACTCTGAAAATCCATATAATTTCCACTTTGACTAGTTAaacaataacaaaaataaaaatatattaagaatAAAATTAGTAGTCAATGCCCCAAGGTAAAACAATTTGATAAGTAGTTCTTAGATGATGATATAGAAGAATAAAATCATGTGCATAAGAAATGGATACACTAAAAAACACGATTGTTCAAAGTTTGATGGATGGGCATGTTTGAgtgtttatgtatttatatgaTCATAATCAAAACTAAGTTATCAATATaagaatatttatttatttaagataattttaaaactaactaatatttatatgtcatatatttttattgttttaaaataaaattgaccCAAAATTATCTTACATGACTAAATTGGTCATTCGACACATTAAAAGCATAAACAAATTTAAGTTTACCAAACATTTTGTCATTGCTTCTGCCACTAGCAGTCACTTATATAAGTGGTTTACCAAACAATCGGCTACTTTACTTATCAAccacttatttttaaaaatcatGAGCCAACTTTTTTTATAAGCTCATCCGATATTAAACACAGCCTAAAGCAATAACCCCAAAGTCCTCAATTCACAGTTCAATTAAGCTGCAACTAACTTCCTGTATAAAAGCAATCTCCCAAATTTCCATAATAAAATGGAACTGATCACACTTCAATCACTCTAACAAGGATACTGGCCagaaatcaatcaaggaaaatATTCCCTCAAGTCCAATTCATCTTCAGATTAATTAACTGGGCAAAACAATGAACAAAGGACTTCCCAATTGCCActcaatttcaaataaaataggaaACCACATTAGCATTACAATGAAACCAACTTGAATTTAATGCTATAATTCCACCAACATGGAATTAACCAATCTTGCAAACTCTCTGACAACTACATGATTCTATTCCAAAACAGAAATCACAGTAGCCATATAGTTAAACCAATCCTTCCAATAAAAGCTGCAATTTACCTTTGGAAAATCCCAATTAGCCGGAGAAATTTCCAACGAATTGATGGGCAAGAAACTCTCGGCTACCTTCACTTTAATTAAGGAACCTTGTAATTCAGATACTAAGCCACTTCAAGCTCAACCACAGGACACAAGGAAGGAAGAAATCGAGCCAAGAAAGCCAAGTCAGTCCCGACGTCGAATGACATGAAGAACACCCAAAATCGGCCCAAACGGTGGCCGGAGGACGCCAGACCGAAGCTGCAAAGTCGTCGGAGTCATGCAGGAGTTGTCGGCCTTTCCTTCTTTGATTCTCTCTCCTCCGTTGGAGATAGGAAGGAACACGGCCACGGGGAGGACGGCGACGAAGAGGCGGTCACGATGCTTTTCCTTCTTcgattctcttttcttttctttctttttttccttctttttccttttctcttcAACTTATCGTTAAACATGTAACCAACCATTAAAATACAATGGCTaagaataatcaatctcaatccTACGGTCCCGATTGCATCGTAataatttctgattttcaaATAAATTCTTTATATTTCCAAACTTCGGAAAATCATATATAATCGCTCGGGAGTCCAGaaaattttttgaaaattcttACGCACTCGTCGTAACGTGTACGATAATACCATCGTCTTTAATCAACATATTCACTGGAtcgaaactcacaaata contains:
- the LOC126796717 gene encoding 60S ribosomal protein L18a-like protein; protein product: MGSILQRVEIVRLTLMIPIVGFPLPIPPRGVSGRPPLPPQRHHHHHHHHGYQTVTNYVVVEGRPVREHRFLFGVRLAVDSMFIMGFFLGGIPWYIGTFILLCVMVDYREKPGYVACTTFAIQIGHFSRSKKNYIQQIFVVPPH